The following proteins are co-located in the Rippkaea orientalis PCC 8801 genome:
- a CDS encoding MarC family protein: protein MNKVIISNFAASLFALLNPLGLVPIFISYTARENLVVKRWLALFVSLTALVLLMIFLFTGSSLLTFFGISIDSFRIAGGMILFVIGLGIINGNHKKSSQNMVSEEQNSDFREAQLVYSKIVIPLAMPLLVGPGSIANVILYASEAKADNNNTLFVGLMATIVVICFLIFVILLAGRWLQKLLGDVGLNILSRILGLLVASMGIQFVITGLSNTILNSIAPQILKIR from the coding sequence ATGAATAAAGTGATCATTAGTAATTTTGCTGCCAGCTTATTTGCGTTATTAAATCCTTTAGGACTGGTTCCGATTTTTATTAGTTATACAGCGAGGGAAAATCTAGTTGTCAAACGATGGCTGGCCTTGTTTGTTTCTTTAACAGCTTTAGTGTTATTAATGATATTTTTATTCACTGGCTCATCATTACTAACATTTTTTGGAATCTCTATAGATTCCTTTCGTATCGCTGGAGGAATGATCCTATTTGTCATAGGTCTTGGCATCATTAATGGCAATCACAAAAAATCCTCTCAAAATATGGTTTCAGAAGAACAAAATAGCGATTTTAGAGAAGCCCAGTTAGTTTATAGTAAAATTGTCATTCCCTTAGCCATGCCGTTATTAGTAGGGCCAGGGTCGATCGCTAATGTTATTCTTTATGCCAGTGAAGCAAAAGCAGACAACAACAACACCCTCTTTGTGGGATTAATGGCAACAATTGTGGTCATTTGTTTCTTGATATTTGTTATTTTACTGGCCGGTCGATGGTTACAGAAACTGCTTGGAGATGTCGGATTAAATATTTTAAGTCGCATCTTAGGGTTATTAGTCGCCTCCATGGGGATTCAATTTGTCATAACCGGATTATCCAATACTATTCTTAATTCAATTGCTCCCCAAATTCTAAAAATTCGATGA
- a CDS encoding DUF2808 domain-containing protein, translating to MKIRSFLLLTLLTLSITLLSLTPRVLTQDLPFPANATFFTGQPPTLVSAGTPDNAINWQLAHYYFTFNVPNSSPQSVGKVSIEQETNVETIQFNLSNTTAFQGTQDNPGQSLTVKVTENTQDQAIAITFDPPVPPNSTFTIRLEANQNPSTQGTYIFRVKAFPNGDNPIGLDLGVGRISFYQNF from the coding sequence ATGAAAATTCGATCTTTTCTGTTGCTAACCTTGTTGACTCTAAGTATCACCCTTTTATCCCTTACTCCAAGGGTTTTAACTCAGGATTTGCCTTTCCCTGCGAATGCGACCTTTTTCACAGGACAACCCCCCACTTTAGTCAGTGCAGGAACGCCTGATAATGCTATTAATTGGCAATTAGCCCATTATTATTTTACCTTTAATGTTCCTAATTCTTCCCCTCAATCGGTTGGAAAAGTCTCCATTGAGCAAGAAACCAATGTAGAAACGATTCAGTTTAATTTATCGAATACAACCGCTTTTCAAGGGACGCAAGATAACCCAGGTCAATCCCTAACGGTTAAAGTAACCGAGAACACGCAAGATCAAGCGATCGCCATCACCTTTGATCCCCCTGTTCCTCCTAATAGCACTTTTACCATTCGCTTAGAAGCTAATCAAAACCCCTCGACTCAGGGAACCTATATTTTCAGAGTAAAAGCCTTTCCTAATGGTGATAATCCCATCGGGTTAGATTTAGGGGTGGGACGAATCTCCTTTTATCAAAACTTTTAG
- the petJ gene encoding cytochrome c6 PetJ, protein MKRLLSLIFLVFVFFAVMLTPPALAGDAAAGKTVFTAKCAQCHLGGKNLVNPAKTLSKADLEANGMASLDAIITQVTNGKAAMPAFGKLLTAEQIENVATYVLAQAEADWK, encoded by the coding sequence ATGAAACGACTCTTATCGTTAATTTTCCTGGTTTTTGTCTTTTTTGCTGTTATGTTAACTCCTCCAGCCTTAGCGGGTGATGCGGCTGCCGGAAAAACGGTATTTACTGCTAAGTGTGCCCAATGTCATCTAGGCGGGAAAAACTTAGTAAATCCCGCTAAAACCCTCTCAAAAGCGGATTTAGAAGCGAATGGGATGGCTTCTCTAGACGCGATCATCACTCAAGTCACCAATGGAAAAGCAGCTATGCCAGCCTTTGGAAAGCTTTTAACAGCCGAGCAAATTGAAAACGTCGCTACCTATGTACTCGCACAAGCGGAAGCTGACTGGAAATAG
- a CDS encoding SpoIID/LytB domain-containing protein: MKKLRLPQFFNYLGIWTVPLVSVTAFPFILNHWQPSESAKKAENQAVSLPPLSQLQTPDVPEPSLNSTTGSQLQKPRPKQRPETPSTGDKASKPEKKAPKQTLSAATSKTTAKPSPPPSSPPKPPKRSFAPPPPNYQPPPLEIRVAILRGEPETTIGASDQATITDRNGAGLKALTANQGLSVQPNGSSLTVGNSTLPGVIWVKPTQGNLVYVGDRWYRGKILLVSQGNSLLAVNYVDLEHYLYSVVGSEMHANAPTEALKAQAIAARSYALVHMIRPASSWFDLGNTQRWQVYKGLNSEYNTSHHAVQETQGQILSHRGGVVESLYAATDEIVARAHSGRGMSQTGAYELAKQGYDYQQILDYYYPGASLARLVLNN; encoded by the coding sequence ATGAAAAAGCTACGCTTACCTCAATTTTTTAATTATTTAGGAATCTGGACTGTCCCTCTCGTGTCTGTGACAGCTTTCCCGTTTATTTTAAACCATTGGCAACCCTCAGAATCAGCCAAAAAAGCAGAAAATCAAGCTGTTTCCTTACCCCCATTAAGTCAACTACAAACCCCTGATGTTCCAGAACCATCCTTAAATTCAACTACGGGAAGCCAATTACAAAAACCTCGACCGAAACAGCGTCCAGAAACCCCTTCAACGGGGGATAAAGCTTCTAAACCGGAAAAAAAAGCCCCCAAGCAGACCCTATCTGCTGCAACCTCAAAAACAACCGCCAAGCCATCTCCTCCACCTTCTAGCCCTCCTAAACCCCCTAAGAGATCCTTTGCGCCCCCCCCTCCTAACTATCAACCCCCTCCCTTAGAGATTCGAGTCGCTATCCTACGAGGTGAACCTGAAACAACGATTGGAGCCTCCGATCAAGCGACAATTACCGATAGAAATGGTGCTGGCTTAAAAGCCTTAACCGCGAACCAAGGATTATCGGTACAACCCAATGGTTCCTCCCTCACGGTGGGTAATAGTACCCTTCCTGGGGTAATCTGGGTGAAGCCAACGCAAGGAAATTTGGTCTATGTCGGCGATCGCTGGTATCGGGGGAAAATTTTGTTAGTTTCCCAAGGCAATAGCCTCTTAGCCGTTAATTATGTTGATTTAGAGCATTATTTGTATAGTGTGGTCGGAAGTGAAATGCACGCTAATGCACCTACTGAGGCTTTGAAGGCACAGGCGATCGCGGCTCGTTCCTATGCCCTAGTTCACATGATCCGCCCAGCTAGTTCCTGGTTTGACTTAGGCAATACCCAACGCTGGCAGGTTTACAAGGGATTAAACAGTGAATACAATACCTCTCATCATGCCGTCCAAGAAACCCAAGGGCAAATTCTCAGCCATAGAGGGGGTGTGGTAGAGTCTTTGTATGCAGCCACCGATGAAATTGTTGCTCGTGCCCATAGTGGACGGGGAATGAGTCAAACGGGAGCCTACGAATTGGCTAAACAGGGTTATGATTATCAGCAAATTCTCGATTATTATTATCCTGGGGCAAGTTTAGCCCGATTAGTCTTAAATAATTAA
- a CDS encoding nuclear transport factor 2 family protein translates to MNTTAREVIESIYGAINRRDIDSAMEWIDDQCIYEDLNFPQPFIGKEKVKELFAESMQNIPDDLQFVIDDITSEDSLAVGVLWHLELNGMTFPNSRGASFYRLSETTRKLVFGRDLVEPPVKLGKIAFLIIRLVMPLLRKMLK, encoded by the coding sequence GTGAACACTACAGCAAGAGAGGTTATTGAGTCGATTTATGGAGCGATTAATCGCCGAGATATTGACTCAGCCATGGAATGGATCGATGATCAGTGTATCTATGAGGATCTCAATTTTCCTCAACCTTTTATCGGCAAAGAAAAAGTCAAGGAACTGTTTGCAGAATCAATGCAAAATATCCCCGATGATTTGCAATTTGTCATTGATGATATTACCAGTGAAGATAGTTTAGCAGTAGGGGTTCTCTGGCATCTTGAACTTAATGGAATGACTTTTCCTAATAGTCGGGGAGCGAGTTTTTATCGTTTATCTGAGACAACCCGTAAGTTAGTGTTTGGTCGTGATTTAGTAGAACCTCCCGTTAAACTCGGCAAGATAGCCTTTTTGATTATCCGCCTAGTGATGCCGTTGCTCAGAAAAATGTTAAAATGA
- the psbA gene encoding photosystem II q(b) protein, protein MTTTLQQRESVSVWEQFCQWVTSTNNRLYVGWFGTLMIPTLLTATTCFIIAFIAAPPVDIDGIREPVAGSLLYGNNIISGAVVPSSNAIGLHFYPIWEAASLDEWLYNGGPYQLVVFHFLIGVFCYLGRQWELSYRLGMRPWICVAYSAPVSAATAVFLIYPIGQGSFSDGMPLGISGTFNFMFVFQAEHNILMHPFHMLGVAGVFGGSLFSAMHGSLVTSSLVRETTEIESQNYGYKFGQEEETYNIVAAHGYFGRLIFQYASFNNSRALHFFLGAWPVIGIWFTAMGVSTMAFNLNGFNFNQSILDSQGRVIGTWADVLNRAGIGMEVMHERNAHNFPLDLASAEPVSAPAING, encoded by the coding sequence ATGACTACCACCTTACAACAACGCGAGAGCGTTTCCGTTTGGGAGCAGTTCTGTCAGTGGGTAACAAGCACCAACAACCGTCTTTATGTCGGCTGGTTCGGTACTTTAATGATCCCCACCCTCTTAACTGCAACCACTTGCTTCATCATCGCTTTCATCGCTGCACCTCCCGTGGACATCGATGGTATCCGTGAACCCGTTGCTGGTTCTTTACTTTATGGAAACAACATCATCTCTGGTGCAGTTGTTCCTTCTAGCAACGCTATCGGATTACACTTCTACCCCATCTGGGAAGCTGCTTCTCTTGATGAGTGGCTCTACAACGGCGGACCTTACCAATTAGTAGTCTTCCACTTCTTAATCGGAGTATTTTGCTACTTAGGCCGTCAGTGGGAACTATCTTACCGCTTAGGAATGCGTCCTTGGATTTGCGTAGCCTACAGCGCACCTGTTTCCGCAGCTACTGCCGTGTTCTTAATCTACCCCATCGGACAAGGTTCTTTCTCTGATGGAATGCCTTTAGGAATTAGCGGAACCTTCAACTTCATGTTCGTGTTCCAAGCTGAGCACAACATCCTAATGCACCCCTTCCATATGTTGGGAGTTGCTGGTGTCTTTGGTGGTTCTTTGTTCTCCGCTATGCACGGTTCTTTAGTCACCTCTTCCTTAGTCCGTGAAACCACTGAAATCGAGTCTCAAAACTACGGTTACAAGTTCGGACAAGAAGAAGAAACCTACAACATCGTAGCTGCTCACGGATACTTTGGACGTTTAATCTTCCAATACGCATCCTTCAACAACAGCCGTGCCTTACACTTCTTCTTAGGTGCATGGCCTGTAATCGGTATCTGGTTCACCGCAATGGGTGTATCTACCATGGCTTTCAACCTCAACGGTTTCAACTTCAACCAATCGATTCTTGACTCACAAGGTCGCGTAATCGGAACCTGGGCTGATGTACTCAACCGTGCAGGAATTGGAATGGAAGTAATGCACGAGCGCAACGCTCACAACTTCCCCTTAGACTTAGCTTCTGCTGAGCCTGTGTCTGCTCCTGCTATCAATGGTTAA
- a CDS encoding Uma2 family endonuclease, with product MNTYTINFDIITKIDDKQFYQLCRYNPELKLEQNQKGQIIIMSPTGGETGKKNAELIIDFGIWNRQKKSGQIFDSSTCFKLPLGSNRSPDVAYIKQERWGKLTPEEREKFPPIAPDFVLELMSKTDSLKQVQEKMQEYMDNGVKLGWLINPEKKQVEIYRQGQEKEVLEYPQTLSGEDILPEFILDLALIW from the coding sequence ATGAATACTTATACGATTAACTTTGATATTATTACCAAGATTGATGATAAACAATTTTATCAACTTTGTCGTTATAACCCGGAATTAAAATTAGAGCAAAATCAAAAAGGACAAATCATTATTATGTCACCGACAGGAGGAGAAACAGGAAAAAAAAATGCGGAATTGATTATAGATTTTGGCATTTGGAATCGTCAGAAAAAATCAGGACAAATTTTTGATTCTTCTACCTGTTTTAAACTTCCATTAGGGAGTAATCGCTCTCCTGATGTAGCTTATATTAAACAAGAAAGATGGGGAAAATTAACACCAGAAGAAAGAGAAAAATTTCCTCCCATTGCACCAGATTTTGTCTTAGAATTAATGTCCAAAACGGATTCTTTAAAACAAGTTCAAGAGAAAATGCAGGAATATATGGACAATGGGGTAAAATTAGGTTGGTTAATTAACCCTGAAAAGAAACAAGTCGAAATCTATCGTCAAGGACAAGAAAAAGAAGTTTTAGAGTATCCTCAAACGTTATCAGGAGAAGATATTTTACCCGAATTTATCTTAGATTTAGCTCTGATTTGGTAA
- a CDS encoding spermidine synthase, producing MSGTEIKADLWVNEYITPWDIYSHGVTRILAYKKTQYQEMYIVESGAYGKALVLDGKWQSCTGDEFIYHEGLVQPGMISHQAVKKALILGGGEGATIREILRWKAIEKVMMIDIDGEVVDACKEYLPEMHQNCFDDPRVELKIDDALEVLDNMSEKWDLIVSDLSDPIEEGPSFPLFTKEYYEKLQKVLNPGGLVIIQAGQVAPPFIKYHARLVNTLKAVFPYVHPYFAPTPSYGSPWGFAIASHEPVNTVPDPIAVDQLLAEQTTGGLRLIDGQTLLGMLQTPLYIRQAIANYTEVYTLKEPPKFFS from the coding sequence ATGTCAGGTACAGAAATTAAGGCAGATTTGTGGGTTAATGAGTATATTACTCCGTGGGATATTTATAGTCACGGAGTTACCCGTATTCTTGCTTATAAAAAAACCCAGTATCAGGAGATGTATATTGTTGAAAGTGGTGCCTATGGTAAGGCATTAGTACTAGATGGAAAATGGCAATCTTGTACGGGGGATGAATTTATTTATCATGAAGGGTTAGTTCAACCAGGAATGATTTCCCATCAAGCTGTTAAAAAAGCGTTAATTTTAGGGGGAGGAGAAGGGGCAACTATTCGAGAAATTTTGCGCTGGAAAGCAATAGAAAAGGTTATGATGATTGATATTGATGGAGAAGTGGTAGATGCTTGTAAAGAATATTTGCCAGAAATGCACCAAAATTGTTTTGATGATCCACGGGTAGAACTAAAGATTGATGATGCTTTAGAAGTCTTAGATAATATGTCTGAAAAATGGGATCTTATTGTTTCAGATTTATCTGATCCCATTGAAGAGGGACCCTCATTTCCCTTATTTACTAAAGAATATTATGAGAAGCTTCAAAAAGTCTTGAATCCAGGGGGATTAGTCATTATTCAAGCGGGACAAGTTGCCCCTCCTTTTATTAAATATCATGCGCGTTTAGTTAATACCTTAAAAGCCGTTTTTCCTTACGTTCATCCCTATTTTGCTCCCACCCCTAGCTATGGTTCTCCTTGGGGATTTGCCATTGCCAGTCACGAACCTGTCAATACTGTACCTGATCCCATTGCTGTTGATCAATTATTGGCAGAACAAACCACAGGAGGATTACGATTAATCGATGGACAAACCCTCTTAGGAATGTTACAAACTCCTTTGTATATTCGACAAGCGATCGCCAACTATACCGAAGTTTATACCCTCAAAGAACCGCCTAAGTTTTTTAGTTAA
- a CDS encoding glutamate-5-semialdehyde dehydrogenase translates to MLSTPVQALSLVEIAQKTRDAARKSGCLSLGDRNEAIEAIAQALETTTPEIIKANQTDCTIAESENLATPLYNRLKLSETKLKATITGVRDVKQLPDPVGTIQIHRELDPDLILKRITCPLGVLGVIFEARPEALIQITSLAIKSGNGVILKGGKESINSCKTLVKVIRQGLEKTKIDPDVVQLLTTREEIGELLKLDNYVDLIIPRGSNSFVRYVQENTSIPVLGHADGICHLYIDKQADLDKAISIAVDSKTQYPAACNAIETLLIHQNIADIFLPKVAQALANYQVELRGDELSRKIINIPSATEEDWKTEYSDLILSIKIVPSLEDAITHINTYGSKHTDAIITEDSLAATIFLNQVDAAGVFHNCSTRFADGFRYGFGAEVGISTQKMPPRGPVGLEGLVTYKYQVVGNGHIVATYSGENAKPFTHQDL, encoded by the coding sequence ATGCTCTCAACCCCTGTTCAAGCTTTATCATTAGTAGAAATCGCCCAAAAAACCCGCGACGCTGCCCGAAAATCAGGATGTCTTTCTTTAGGGGATCGTAACGAAGCCATTGAAGCGATCGCCCAAGCGTTAGAAACTACAACTCCTGAAATTATTAAGGCTAATCAAACTGACTGTACAATAGCCGAATCAGAAAACCTTGCTACTCCTCTATACAACCGTTTAAAACTGAGTGAAACTAAACTAAAAGCCACTATTACAGGGGTCAGAGATGTTAAACAATTGCCCGATCCTGTAGGAACTATTCAAATTCATCGAGAGTTAGATCCAGACTTGATTCTCAAAAGAATAACTTGCCCTTTAGGCGTATTAGGCGTTATTTTTGAAGCTCGACCTGAAGCCTTAATTCAAATTACTAGCTTAGCTATAAAATCTGGTAATGGAGTTATTTTAAAAGGAGGAAAAGAGTCAATTAATTCCTGTAAAACCTTAGTAAAAGTGATTCGACAAGGACTAGAAAAAACTAAAATTGACCCTGATGTCGTGCAATTACTAACCACCCGCGAAGAAATTGGAGAACTCCTAAAATTAGATAACTATGTTGACTTAATTATCCCTAGAGGCTCTAATTCTTTTGTGCGTTATGTTCAAGAAAATACCAGCATTCCCGTTTTAGGTCATGCCGATGGAATCTGTCATTTATATATTGATAAACAGGCTGATTTAGACAAAGCTATTTCTATTGCAGTTGATTCTAAAACCCAGTATCCAGCAGCTTGTAATGCCATTGAAACTTTATTAATTCATCAAAATATTGCTGATATTTTTTTACCAAAAGTTGCTCAGGCTTTAGCAAATTATCAAGTAGAATTACGGGGAGATGAACTGAGCCGAAAAATCATCAATATTCCCTCAGCAACTGAAGAAGATTGGAAAACTGAATATAGTGATTTAATTCTTTCAATTAAAATTGTTCCCTCCTTAGAAGACGCAATTACTCACATTAATACCTATGGCTCAAAACACACCGATGCGATTATCACAGAAGATAGTTTAGCAGCGACAATTTTCTTAAATCAAGTGGATGCTGCGGGAGTCTTTCATAACTGTTCAACCCGGTTTGCTGACGGGTTCCGTTATGGGTTTGGGGCTGAGGTAGGAATTAGTACCCAAAAAATGCCTCCTAGGGGACCTGTGGGGTTAGAAGGATTAGTTACCTATAAATATCAAGTAGTAGGAAATGGCCATATTGTGGCAACTTATTCAGGAGAAAATGCTAAACCTTTTACTCACCAAGATTTGTAA
- a CDS encoding Uma2 family endonuclease: METITLNLSSVVELSDEQFETIALANQDIRLELTAQGALIIMPPTGGETGQKNLDIEGQLWLWNREQKLGKAFNSSTGFRLPNGAIRSPDASWISQEKWDNLTLEQRKTFIPLCPDFVVELVSESDSLKAIQDKMQEYLNNGLQLGWLINPKTQIVEIYRYQQKREILQSPQTLSGERILVNFVLDLRKIWD; the protein is encoded by the coding sequence ATGGAAACTATTACTTTGAATTTGTCCTCAGTGGTTGAACTCAGCGATGAACAATTTGAAACTATTGCCCTAGCAAACCAAGATATTCGGTTGGAATTAACAGCTCAAGGAGCATTAATTATTATGCCACCAACAGGAGGAGAAACAGGCCAAAAAAATCTGGATATTGAAGGACAACTTTGGTTATGGAACCGCGAACAAAAGTTAGGAAAAGCCTTTAATTCATCAACCGGGTTTCGGTTACCCAATGGTGCAATTCGTTCTCCCGATGCGTCTTGGATAAGTCAAGAAAAATGGGACAATTTAACCCTTGAACAAAGAAAAACGTTTATTCCTCTATGTCCTGATTTTGTCGTAGAATTAGTTTCAGAATCGGATAGCTTAAAAGCCATTCAAGACAAGATGCAGGAATATCTTAACAATGGGTTACAATTAGGATGGCTAATTAATCCCAAAACTCAGATAGTAGAAATTTATCGATATCAACAGAAAAGAGAGATATTACAGTCTCCTCAAACCTTATCAGGGGAAAGGATTTTAGTCAATTTTGTCCTAGATTTAAGAAAAATCTGGGATTAA
- a CDS encoding superoxide dismutase: MKLKYWNGLIFAFALFVCLSWGMINNKSLATIPSTQTTIRHQLIPSRIDLIAQANSGEFIQPPLPYSYQALEPYIDAQTMEIHYTKHHRGYVNNLNVAIAKHPELKGQSLEELIENFEIIPDDIKTSVRNNGGGHFNHLIFWSIMSPNGGGEPTGEIAKAIQKNFGDFEQFKTKFKEAGSKQFGSGWVWLMMTQEGKLEITNSPGQDSPIMQGNYPILGSDVWEHAYYLKYKSSRGDYLDAWWNVVNWDEVNKRFEEAKSIM; the protein is encoded by the coding sequence ATGAAACTAAAATATTGGAACGGGTTAATTTTTGCTTTTGCTCTATTTGTTTGTTTGTCCTGGGGAATGATTAATAATAAAAGTTTAGCAACAATTCCGTCAACTCAGACAACAATTAGACATCAATTGATTCCTTCAAGAATTGATCTCATTGCACAAGCTAATTCTGGCGAATTTATCCAGCCTCCTCTACCCTATTCCTATCAAGCTCTTGAACCCTATATTGATGCTCAAACGATGGAAATACATTATACTAAACATCATCGGGGTTATGTCAATAATTTGAATGTAGCTATTGCCAAACATCCCGAATTGAAAGGACAATCCTTAGAAGAATTAATCGAAAATTTTGAGATAATTCCTGACGATATTAAAACATCTGTTAGGAATAATGGAGGAGGTCATTTTAATCATCTTATCTTTTGGTCTATTATGTCGCCCAATGGGGGAGGTGAACCCACAGGAGAAATTGCTAAAGCTATTCAAAAGAATTTTGGAGATTTTGAACAGTTTAAAACTAAGTTTAAGGAAGCTGGAAGCAAGCAGTTTGGCAGTGGTTGGGTTTGGTTGATGATGACTCAAGAGGGTAAACTAGAAATCACCAATAGCCCCGGACAAGATAGCCCAATTATGCAAGGCAATTATCCCATATTAGGGTCTGATGTGTGGGAACACGCCTATTACCTCAAATATAAAAGTAGTCGAGGAGACTACCTTGATGCTTGGTGGAATGTTGTCAACTGGGATGAAGTTAATAAACGCTTTGAAGAGGCAAAAAGTATTATGTAA
- a CDS encoding phage holin family protein, which yields MDLLIAWLLTAISLLIIAQLPIGVEIDNFGKALVAAIVFGILNAIVKPVLLVLTIPITILTLGIFLIILNAIIFGLAAALVQGFRLRYGFWSAIFGSVFLSIVNGLLNQVVSR from the coding sequence ATGGATCTCTTAATTGCATGGTTATTAACGGCTATCAGTCTCTTAATTATTGCTCAGTTACCCATCGGAGTCGAAATTGATAATTTTGGAAAAGCTTTAGTAGCAGCTATTGTCTTTGGTATTTTGAACGCGATAGTTAAACCTGTCTTATTAGTTTTAACGATCCCTATTACCATTTTAACACTGGGGATATTTTTAATTATCCTTAATGCTATTATTTTTGGTTTAGCAGCAGCTTTAGTTCAAGGATTTAGATTGCGGTATGGTTTTTGGAGTGCAATATTTGGCTCTGTTTTCCTTAGTATTGTTAATGGTTTATTAAACCAAGTTGTTTCAAGATAA
- a CDS encoding DNA phosphorothioation system restriction enzyme: MLEGKSINLQIDWHQLIKDYQQRSRLNKVAERGGFYNAFPSGIPHLPTTLNLRDYQQEAIINWFKNKGRGTLKMATGSGKTITALALTTELYQKIGLQALLVICPYRHLVTQWSRECEKFNLDPILAFDSVYQWQNLLSNQLYNIHSGQQSFLTIITTNATLINQGFQSQLKFFPEKTLIVGDEAHHLGSPRFAESLPRNIGLRLALSATPERYFDEPGTDALLGYFGQVIQPEFTLKEAIKKKALVNYLYYPIFVELTESEALEYAKLTQRIGWALNNSETWKQNPTITALLMQRSRLIGSAANKLEALRELMKTRLNTHHTLFYCGDGSIENESLNYRKQVEAVTRILGIELGYRVNTYTAETPLEQREKIRQQFEWGELQGLVAIRCLDEGVDIPAIQQAVILASTGNPHQFIQRRGRILRPHPGKKQATLFDMIVMPPELDRNTWEVERNLLRKELKRFVEFAQLADNAEEAQGKLLKIHDHYRL; encoded by the coding sequence ATGCTAGAGGGAAAAAGCATTAATTTACAAATTGATTGGCATCAATTAATTAAAGATTATCAACAGCGATCGCGCCTTAATAAAGTTGCTGAAAGAGGCGGTTTTTATAATGCTTTTCCCTCTGGTATTCCTCATTTACCCACTACTTTAAATTTACGCGATTATCAACAGGAAGCTATTATTAATTGGTTTAAAAATAAGGGACGAGGAACCCTTAAAATGGCCACGGGAAGCGGTAAAACCATTACAGCTTTAGCCTTAACCACCGAATTATATCAAAAAATTGGACTCCAAGCCTTATTAGTCATTTGTCCCTATCGCCATTTAGTCACCCAATGGAGTCGGGAATGTGAGAAATTTAATCTTGACCCTATTTTAGCGTTTGACAGTGTTTATCAATGGCAAAACCTGCTTTCTAATCAACTTTATAATATTCATTCAGGACAGCAATCTTTCTTAACGATTATTACCACAAATGCCACGTTAATTAATCAAGGATTTCAATCTCAACTCAAATTTTTTCCCGAAAAAACCCTCATTGTTGGGGATGAAGCGCATCACTTAGGATCACCTCGCTTTGCTGAAAGTTTACCGCGTAATATTGGCTTACGTCTCGCTTTATCGGCTACCCCAGAAAGATACTTTGATGAACCCGGAACTGATGCTTTATTAGGATATTTTGGGCAAGTTATTCAACCTGAATTTACCTTAAAAGAGGCTATTAAAAAAAAGGCATTAGTTAACTATTTATATTATCCTATTTTTGTAGAATTAACCGAATCAGAAGCCTTAGAGTATGCCAAATTAACTCAACGCATTGGTTGGGCATTAAATAATAGTGAAACCTGGAAACAAAACCCAACTATAACCGCTTTATTAATGCAGCGATCACGCTTAATTGGCTCAGCAGCCAATAAATTAGAAGCCCTACGGGAACTCATGAAAACCCGTCTTAATACCCATCATACACTATTTTATTGTGGAGATGGTTCGATTGAAAATGAGTCTCTCAATTATCGCAAACAAGTAGAAGCCGTTACTCGTATCTTAGGGATTGAATTAGGCTATCGAGTCAACACTTATACCGCAGAAACTCCATTAGAACAACGAGAAAAAATTCGTCAACAATTTGAATGGGGAGAGTTACAAGGGTTAGTTGCTATTCGTTGCTTAGATGAAGGGGTTGATATTCCCGCTATTCAACAAGCCGTTATTTTAGCAAGTACTGGAAACCCTCACCAATTTATTCAACGTCGAGGGCGAATTTTGCGCCCCCATCCTGGTAAAAAACAAGCCACATTATTTGATATGATTGTTATGCCCCCTGAATTAGATCGAAACACTTGGGAAGTTGAACGCAATTTATTACGGAAAGAATTAAAACGCTTTGTAGAATTTGCCCAATTAGCCGATAATGCAGAAGAAGCTCAAGGAAAATTATTAAAAATTCATGATCACTATCGACTGTAA